Part of the Haliotis asinina isolate JCU_RB_2024 chromosome 8, JCU_Hal_asi_v2, whole genome shotgun sequence genome is shown below.
ACACCACAAACTAAATGTTGTCAAAGTCAAAGTTTTCgagtttgagagtgtgaacattccaacaactcGCGATCATTACCAGTGtcagagttgtcaaactgttgtcgaCAAACAGGATCGGACTCTATTCTCACCAACTTTTCCATCAAACACTCGGTGTGGTCAAACTCGAGTTTTACGTGTGAAGTGCCAAACTGCCAATCGCAGTCAACGAAATTGTCAAGTTACCACACCGATAGAGATGAAGCGCTCAAATGACTCGAAAGTTTGACAACAGTTGTTTGCCGTGTGAAACGTCGAGTTGGACAAGTTTTAAAatttcagcaacacatgttGTCAACTTTAAGTTTGCCATGTGAAGTCTGCTTTAGTTGTGTGGTAGTCGTAAACATTAGCAATATGGGAAGATAATCTTAGCTCTAACTGAGCTTCGAAAAAAAATCTAAGCCCAGAGATATCAGTCAGTTAGAAACACAAAGATGAAAATCCAATAACCCCTAGTCTACCGAGCTGAAGTGTTCTAATTATGATGAGCAGGATATCCGCCACAGATTTGGGTAGGAACGCCAACTAGCCATGGACCCTCCGCATATTAGGGCAAGTACGACAACTAGCCATGGACCCTCCACAGATTTGGGTAACTAGGGCAACCAGTCATGGACCCGCCACAGATCTGGGTAGGAACGCCAACTAGCCATGGACCCTCCACAGATTAGGGTAACTAAGGCAACCAGTCATGGACCCGCCTCAGGTTAGGGTAGGAACGCCAACTACCCATGGACCCGCCTCAGATTAGGGCAGGTACGACAACAAGTCATGGACCCGCCTCAGGTTAGAGTAGGTACGGCAACTAGCCATGGATCCTCCACAGATTAGGGTGACAACGGCAACTAGCTGCGGATACGAAAATATTGGATTAGAGGCCTGCCATGGTTCCAACGCCTATCTATGTAAACGATATGAAGAGCGCACCTAAAAGTTTACATTAATGCGGTCTCTTGTGATTTACTAATATGTGCGTTTGtgtacaaacaagagaaaagaccggtcacgtgatatgcaaattaccGGTGACAGTGATGTTATGCCTAGTCATTACTACACCTGAGTGTAAACTAGTAGCGACAGACGTTAGGAGAATGCCATTTACGCGGACGGAATCTACCAAATAACATATCGAGGAAGAAGTTTGGaatattcatttatattttagtaGATATATAACGCAGGAACCTGGAGACCGAGGAACAGTTTCAAGGTGATCCCTGGTGCTAACTATATCTAGTATATATAACGATGATACACTTATTGAATTCTATAGCCACATTAAACATAgtttgcacacacacacacacacacacacaccacacacacacacaccacacacacacacaccacacacacacacacacaccacacacaccacacacaccacacacacacacacaccacacacacacacccaccacacacacacaccacacacaccacacacacacacaccacacacacaccacacacacaccacacacacacacaccacacaccagacacacacacacacaccacacacacacacacacacacacacacacacacgacatGTATATAATCGTTTACGATCGAGGCTGTTCATTTCCGAGGAGACACGTCATTCTGTCAGATATAAATATCATGTCAATAACTGCAACGATACCTTTTGAAAGTTAGGCAGGTACTTCAAGCTGTTTCGCTGTTTCGACATGCCATATACTATGCCATATTTTTTCTCTACATGGAAACGGATTGCGCGATGCATATTGACATTACTTCTGATTACAATATGGCGACAAAGAAAGGCTTCTAACGTCTATTTCAAGTTGTAATAAATGACAAACATGACTGAAAACATACTTCGTGTGTGGCCGTGTACTCTGAAGGGACTTCCTGACGTGTTGCACTCCTCTTGAACCTCCAATGTATACTTGTTCATCTGCCACACGACCGCGTGTGAAATAGATATATTTAAATTATTCATACCAACATAACAAGACACAGCCACATAGATTAGACGTGCATATACACTTGTATGTTCAGTACACCGCGGAGTAAGTCTCACCTGTAATCTACCTGTTTGCCTGTACAGCAGTTCCGTGTGAATGGCGATCTTGAATGGCCGTAGATCAATACACGTACCGTGCTACGTACGTAAGCGAAATAGTCACAATTACCCACAGAGTATCGATATCGACACAGAGAATATCTGTTATGGTTACGAGCATTGTGACAGCTCAACCTGTTGATATCGTTCCATAACAAAGTCGCTTAACATAAGAAGCCCTAGTGACAATACACGACTTGGCAGTGCAGATCTTGATATCCGACATATTACTATAGTTTAGTAATCATGATGTCCAAATATCTGGAAACAACATTAGTCAAGTTTACACTGACATTTATTTCAAGTCGTAAGAGATATGTTTGCACGATTCAATTTGTCACATACGTGGAATGTCCTCGAGAGCGTGATTTCACTTCTACATGTGGTTTCACTCTCATGTGTATTTTAACTCAAATCATAATTGGTTTCACGCCCACATACACCGTGCCCCCTGAAATCAATGCACACACGTGCTACCTTACAACTGTTCAGAAATAGTGACACATATCTCTTAAATATATCTATGTAAATGACTGTTAACAATTGACTATTTGCAGCATTGTGAACAGCTGTTGCTCTAAGGTGTTGTGGTTGTGAGATCAGTTTACATGTCGGCTGATTCGTTCCTAGACAGAAGCCCACTGACACCCCTGAGTGTACTGGCACTCCTGAGAGTACTGACGCTCCTGAGAGTACTGATATTCCTGAGTGTACTGGCACTCCTGAGAGTACTGGCACTCCTGAGTGACCAACCAGAAGCCTCTACAGTCATCTGTTATGTACACATTCGTCCTTGGTAATGACTTTGTTCCAAACTATATTTTCACTGTGTCCACTTGAAGGCATCGTTGTTTAATAAGGAAGCTAGTTGTGCATTAAAGGGCTTGAAGAAGTTATCGAGTACACCACGTGTTTCCGGCCACATGTCACCGAGCTGTTTCCCGGATTCTGTTCTCTCATTCTCGATTCGACGTCCAGCAATGTATTTCATCTCCTTGTCAGACAGCGATGCTGAAAAACCACAATACCACATTTTGTTTAGGCTAAGGCCGTGTACCTTTATTCTTATTCATACTACTTTCTTGGAATTCCCTACATTCATCATGTCACTTTCGTTTAACTCGTATGAGCccagttgttttgtgtctagTATACCTTTGGTGTATAGAGAAAGTAAGAATTTGGAAACTCTCATTCACGGAAACTGTGGTTAGTCTAAAGTGAGTCGGGACAATGCCATTTTACTAAATGCATTGTGTTCTCGGCGAACTGAGATGTCAGGGAAAGTCCCAAATCCATTCCTACTGGATGAAGTGTGTATGGCCGTGAGAGTTTTCAGAAGTATTCAGGTAATGTGATACACATCATACCTCCGGCGTGGTGAGCGAACAGAAGAACGCCGCCCCAACCACTTGATGAAACTCTGAAACTGTTACACTTCAATGTTTCACACTTGTGAATGGGGAATGTGCACTTGTTACCTCAAGCGTTGCCACTGACCATTTGTGAAGCAGTTTGACTGTAAGATATAATTCAGTGACGTATCAAAACCAAACGTAAGGTTAAACACTTGCCTACTTGGAGGAACTTGTAAACACCAGCCAGAGTGTGTTCAACCTGGTTAGTGTAAGCCTCAAAATGTATCACATGTATCTGTTCCCGAGGGAAGACTTTCAACCAGTCAACCAGGTGAATGTGGTACATGCTGGAACGAAGGCCGATCTGTAACAATGTATATataatgcatgtcattgtgtaaGAGTGGAAACGTCTTTTAAAGGATACCTAACAGAGTATTGTAGAAGTGTATCACTAATTATGGGAAATTATGGTGATGTAAACGGAAGTGACAAATGTCTACCATATTACCCGACGACACCTCTTGACGATTGTGAATACGTCATAAGTGGCAAGAAACGACTGGCAGTCCCTGATGACACCTGGTGTTCGGGAGAAATTTAGCACTGCCGGCGACTCCATTCGCAGTACACGCAGAGGTGGGTCAGCAGTTAAGTTGAACATGCCCTTTATAAAGCTCGCAAcacaggccctcgtgtcttTGCGAGGAATATATTTTTGAGTTGAACCCCTCCtcgaaatgcttcacagtacaatgaAGTCATGAACAgttgtactgtgaagcatttcgaGTCAGAGGTCTTCTCAAAAATAAACTTTAATCTTTAGTCCTCGCAAAGAAACGAGAATCTGTGGCTCGCACTACTCACTACTTGTAATGTTATTTTGATACACTGAACGTTAGCGTAATTCCCTCCCACATTAGTCACGCCGTATACAATACAAGTTAAATAACACTTAACTTGGTCATAACAAATGTTGGTTGGCGTTCTGAAAGTGCAATCTTGTACCACAAAAGTAAGTTAGACCCAGTGGCAATAGTTGGAAGAGTATCGCTCGACAGAGAAAGCCGCGTAACAGAGGATATATTACGTCACTCTGAAGCTATGTGTAAAGATTCTGAATCTACAGGTGAGGCGCTTTAACTGTTTTCCTGCAGTTCTAGTAGAGCTGTGTAAATAAAAGGAAAGGGTCTAACTAATTTTTTATTTGACCAATATTGTACAATATCAGATCATCAGAAATATATCTAACTATACAAGCAATGTTTTTTTGCCAAATTCTCATGTTCTCAGTAGAAGGCAAGATGATTCGCATGAATAAACGACTAAATTTATATTGATATGGGTAGAGCTGATTACTAATTCTTGCCTAAACTGGagttcattatttcaaatgttttgtttctaaaCAAAATGTAACCTGGCCTTTTCACGCTTAACATACTTCCTAGACCTTCTGGAGATACATATGGAAGTGTACACATGGTCAGGCTCGGTGTCATACTGCCCTTCAATCAATGATTACGTTTTACCGTTTACAACCCCATATTTATTGCTATTTTCTTACCAAATAACCAGCCTGAAGGCAAATACCAGCAGCTTTTACCAAGTCAGGAATTGCCTGTCTGCATGTATTAAAAATGTCAAGGCTCACCGCTGTAGTGAGGTAATTCTCCTCTGTGGTGTTCATGACGCAGGAACGGAGAGATGAGTGTGACATGCAGTTTTGGAACTCGGCTATTTCGTTGACCACTAGATTATGAAAATGCTCCTTGGAAATGTTGTACTTCAAAACTCGAGCCTTCATGATGTAGTACGAAAACGACCTGCGACAATAATTAAACCCTGTCAACAGCCAGTCGAAGTATTTCAGGTCCCTGCAGAGTTGGTTAGGTAAGCAGGTGTGGGAGTCGCAGTATCATCGTATACGACCTGGTACCCATGTACTACTGAGCCAAGTGCACCCATGGCAACACAATATATAACATCTTGtggaatatttttgataatCACGACTAATTATCCTGTAAAGTTGGCATCTCCCTTGACCAAAGCCACTATCAGAAGCAAACGTTCATGCACCTGGACACCCACACATCTTTGAGGTATGTTTCAGCTTCAATAGTGGACTtataataaaacatttacttGTCAAAATCttgcagaaaaatgtttttaaccTTTGTGTGAAAGTCAGCATGAAATATGaagttcaatttacatgttGGTCATATCAAATGTCGTTGGTACTACGGTTGTAGAGAGAAGTCTTGAAAGGGTAATCAGATAAGTCTGTTATGACTTTCTTCTCAATTCCATGATCGTCCTAGCCGAGCATTATGTTTGTGGTTGCGTCGGTGAAAGTTGCCCGCAGCATTTAACCACTAATACCTGGATGTAGGATTCCTCAGCGACACGAGTATCTTGGCTTTGGGGTTCAAGTGATGTACGATGTTAGCATTGGTGATACATGGTTCTACACATCCCTCGTTGCCAGGCAACATGTGCCACCAGGTGTTTCCGGACATCGTGGAGGTTGATCCATCCCCTACAAACAGCTCATAATTAACATACGTTTGTCAACGCTTAAATATCTTCCCAATGTCATATACTTATATGGACGTGAGACATTAAGGGGCCTGTCGCTATACCTCTCATCTGTAACACGTCAGTCCAAAAGACGTTCACACTGAATGTAtaaaatgtatattattttgtgtatcaGTTACCAATATCACTTCAGCATCCGATTAGTCACAACCTACCTGTAATTAGTCAAAACCTACTTGTAATTAGTCACAACCTACTTGTAAGTAGTCACAACCTACTTGTAAGTAGTCATGACCTACCTGTAAGTAGTCATGACCTACCTGCAATTAGTCACAACCTACTTGTAATTAGTCATGACCTACCTGCAATTAGTCACAACCTACTTGTAATTAGTCATGACCTACCTGCAATTAATCACAACCTACCTGTAATTAGTCATGACCTACCTGCAATTAGTCACAACGTACCTGTAATAAGTCATGACCTACCTGCAATTAATCACAACCTACCTGTAATTACTCATGACCTACCTGTAATTAGTGAGCTGACGTTATCTGCTAAGTAGTCATCTTTAATCCTGTTGGAGGAGGTTTGTAGAAAGTCTAGGTAGGTCTCGATCGATGAGCAACCTTTTTCTGGAAGATAAACGTAgctatactaccgacaagaaataagggaactaatgaaataatagcgaatttgaaactgctttaaatatccactaaatcaattttaggcgtcaagttcaatatctggtgtgtccaccgtgttgggcaacacattcatggcaccttgatggcatgctgttaatcaatttccggatggttgcccgtgatATTGCCcaccattcctcttggagagctgcaccaagctgggccaggttggcgggtcctgggtccctggcgtacacccttcgaccaagaacgtcccagagatgttcaattggggacaggtctggggacttagatggcaggggccgatttaaacctatcgcgtagagcaattaacgtaatgagacgatcctgtcgtggtgtcgttgattttggtctaccacgcccaggtctcgttgcaaccccacccgtttgacggtacttatcccacaggcgtgaaattacactttttgatttacccatctgccgggcaacttcaccttattttctgtcggtagtatatgtaCGGGACACAGTCCGTATAAAGAAAGGGAGGTTTGCTTGAGAGTGATTGATTTGATGACGAAGCGTTACTGTTACAGACAAATAGCGAGTTATCAGCCCTTAGCTGATGTTATGCTCACCTCTTTCTGTTGCATCATTGTAATCTGTCCGGTTCTGTATTGCTTAGTAAACAGTACATCTGTGTCACAAATTCAGTAGGTGATGATAGCGGCCTAAACTTCTCATGCTAATGTTACATACTTACGAAAGCGTAGAGGAAAAACCCAGAATGGTTCCTTTGTTATAGGTGACAGCACACTTGGATGCCGGGTGATTCTGGAAAATATATCTGTTGTTCCACACTTTGCTTGACCAATGAGATAGAAATACGGCAAGCACCTCAGAACCGGCTCACGGCTCTGGTTAGCAGGCAGTTTCAATGCCTTGTTCATCAGCGTCAGTTTGTCACAGGTGGTCCGGTGGGGATGCTGGGTCCACCAACACGGATTCTTCATTGTGTGCACCGTCTCTggtagtttctgaaatgaatgaGTTTGACATACATCGACATCAACGAGGAGGAGTCTGCAGGGTGTTAAGAGAAACACTTTGCAGTCTATAGAAGATGATGATTCTCACAGACGAATAAGGTTCATAAGTAGGTAACTGGTGGTAAATGAAGAGGGCGATATCAGTCAACATCAGTCAATATCAATGTAGCTGTATTGCTCGTGCAGCAGTCATTGCCATTTACTGAGCATAGCCAGGACAACACACTTGGTGGGTTCACTTAATTTATCCATTATGTAATGATTACTTGATAATAAATGTATAATGCTAGTTTATTTCTCCATGTGATATGATGTGTCCAAACATATTTGTGTTCTATGTATGAATTaaagtatactagtatatggaaTCTGCTATTAATTAGGTGTTGAGGCAATGTGTATGAAATGGCTTAGCAACGATAATTACTGTCAGTGTTAAAGCCGCCAATGTGACGTCACGTCAATGTGCCTTAAGAATACGCCCATAGAACAAGGCAAATCCCTATTGACACATGAAGGCTCAAGTAATGAAGGTGAATCAGTCTAAGTGTATTTCGTCTCAgagtatttcgttacactccaccattgagtctaacaaaaccttatgggaggtcgcgtcaggtaacggTCCAATACATTGCATATGGACACAAGCACAACCGTCAACTCTGTCCTTCATATTTGGTCTCTTTGATTTGTGTGAAATATTAACAGCTTGTTAATGGTTTAGCTATTCAGTCATTATATTCCTGGTATCTCTCCCATCTTTCGATGTGTGGTCATTAGCCCAGTTGTACACTCTCATTTGTATCATGCGCTTTTTGTTCAGTACAACCTGAATTTACAAgtacattttcatatttccacGTGCTTTCATCAGGTTATCCCGATTCCGGTCATTTGCACAACATTTAACGTTGTTCTGAAGAGTTTGTTATGTTCTCGGATGTTTTCGGTTTGATAGCATAAACGCATCCGCTTCGCGGCCAGGTCATGGCTTTTCATGCTGCACGAGGTTTTGCGCAAGGTCCGACTGACTGCGCATCGTTGACAGGGTTAAGAAAAAGAGTATACTTTGAGTGTCAGAGGTGAAAGGGTGTTGATGGGTTGCTTTCCCCAAGTATTAGAAATATTAGAAATAGAAACATAGTTGGAGAAAGTTACCCATTGACAATTTGATACTATCTAAATAGGCAACAGTTTCATATTCAGTTTAAAGTTCATAATTTATTAGTTTATTTTCTCATTTCGTTGgttacaaggggatttcacgTTTAGTTCGTTAAAAGGTAAGTCAAAATTTATCTTAATAAGTTAGTTTAATTTCCACTGCGCAACAAACGTTGTTTTCCCATATcactttcttcatttttgtTCTTTCGCCATCATAAGTAAACCACTACCCGAAGAGTTTGTGAAACTTATGTCATCCTTTCAGGCTCTTGGTACCTGGCCTACTGTTGATACTGCAGAAGACTTGGTGAAGTGGATACGAGCATACACTCAGACCAAGGTGAAGGTTGAGGATGGAGTCTTTTTCATCACCAACTGTTGCAAATATAGTCTAGCAATCCCTGCGTGGTAGGACGGCCACGGTTGCCATGTGTCTTGGTCCTGAGGCTGATATTCCCACTAAACCTTTGGATGTATTCTTACAGACTGACTGTGCAGATGGAGAACATGTCCCATATTATGGCCACATTGAAGTTGAACTGCAAGATACAGGAGCCATACCCTCATTTCCATGTATGTTACTAACTGCTCCAGACACATCCCATAACTCAACACTCCCTGTGTTACTTGGGACCAACATCTTGTCCTCATGCATGGACACATGCAAACAACAGTATGGAACTCGTTTTCTCCAACAGGCAGATATTCACACAGCTTTGTACGTGGTTTTTCGGAACATGATGCTCCAGGAGAAGGAACTGGGAAGAAACGATTACTCACTGGGGAAGTTTAGAGGTGcttaggacccgtgaaggtcccggggtagaataggccttcagcaacccatgcttgccataaaaggtgactatgcttgtcgtaagaggcgactaacgggatcgggtggtcagactagctgacttggttgacacatgtcatcggttccccattgcgcagatcgatgctcatgttgttgatcac
Proteins encoded:
- the LOC137294294 gene encoding carbohydrate sulfotransferase 15-like, producing the protein MGKGLKTMILAAVLGTLMYYTYLRTSSMLQFSELTNVFQSSETILLSKPCVLEERYYEDNNSRILFARDLEDNIKAGKMVVDFWRDLRVLSTKLPETVHTMKNPCWWTQHPHRTTCDKLTLMNKALKLPANQSREPVLRCLPYFYLIGQAKCGTTDIFSRITRHPSVLSPITKEPFWVFPLRFQKGCSSIETYLDFLQTSSNRIKDDYLADNVSSLITGDGSTSTMSGNTWWHMLPGNEGCVEPCITNANIVHHLNPKAKILVSLRNPTSRSFSYYIMKARVLKYNISKEHFHNLVVNEIAEFQNCMSHSSLRSCVMNTTEENYLTTAIGLRSSMYHIHLVDWLKVFPREQIHVIHFEAYTNQVEHTLAGVYKFLQVASLSDKEMKYIAGRRIENERTESGKQLGDMWPETRGVLDNFFKPFNAQLASLLNNDAFKWTQ